The candidate division KSB1 bacterium genome has a segment encoding these proteins:
- a CDS encoding alanine--glyoxylate aminotransferase family protein translates to METYPIPMVPGPTSVADEVLEAYTKDYGSADLEPEYYALYEATERQLQELLRTRHRIAIMSGEAMVGLWGALKSCLRPGDRVVAVATGVFGYGIAEMAASIGAQVEVVGFGYDEAADPERVAEAVRRTRPKMVTAVHCETPSGTLNPIAEIGQIVRQYEVPLFYVDAVSSAAGAPLFVDDWGIDLCLVGTQKALSALPDLAIVAVSEKAWPIVAEVGYQGYDALAPWRDALERRWFPYTPNWHALAALHRAVGRVLDEGLEDVWERHRLSAERCRQGIRELGLELFPRTETICSPTVTAVKLPPGVSWPELDRRLRQRGLVVGGSLGPLAGLVFRLGHMGRQATPTLVEKALLILEEVLAELR, encoded by the coding sequence ATGGAGACGTATCCCATTCCGATGGTTCCGGGACCGACCTCGGTGGCCGACGAGGTTCTGGAGGCCTACACCAAGGACTACGGGTCCGCCGACCTGGAACCCGAGTACTATGCCCTGTACGAGGCCACCGAGCGTCAGCTCCAGGAGCTACTGCGAACGCGCCACCGCATTGCCATCATGTCCGGGGAAGCGATGGTAGGCCTCTGGGGCGCGCTGAAGAGCTGCTTGCGCCCCGGTGACCGGGTGGTCGCGGTGGCCACGGGGGTCTTCGGCTATGGGATCGCGGAAATGGCTGCTTCGATCGGGGCGCAGGTGGAGGTTGTGGGGTTCGGCTACGATGAGGCCGCCGATCCCGAACGCGTCGCCGAGGCGGTGCGAAGGACCCGGCCCAAGATGGTCACCGCCGTCCACTGCGAAACCCCCTCCGGAACCCTGAACCCCATCGCGGAGATCGGCCAGATCGTGCGCCAGTACGAGGTGCCCCTTTTCTACGTCGACGCGGTTTCCAGCGCCGCCGGTGCACCGCTTTTCGTGGACGACTGGGGGATCGACCTGTGCCTGGTGGGCACGCAGAAGGCGCTCTCGGCCTTGCCCGACCTGGCCATCGTTGCGGTTAGCGAAAAGGCCTGGCCGATCGTGGCGGAGGTCGGCTACCAGGGCTATGATGCGCTGGCCCCCTGGCGCGACGCCCTGGAGCGCCGCTGGTTCCCCTACACACCCAACTGGCACGCTCTGGCAGCTCTCCACCGGGCCGTCGGTCGCGTTCTGGACGAGGGGCTGGAGGATGTCTGGGAGCGCCATCGTCTTTCGGCCGAGCGCTGCCGGCAGGGGATCCGCGAGCTGGGGTTGGAGCTCTTCCCCCGCACGGAAACGATCTGCTCGCCGACCGTCACCGCGGTCAAGCTTCCTCCCGGCGTCTCCTGGCCGGAGCTGGACCGGCGGCTGCGGCAGAGAGGCCTGGTGGTGGGTGGCTCCCTGGGACCGCTGGCCGGTCTGGTGTTCCGGCTGGGCCACATGGGTCGGCAGGCCACGCCCACCCTCGTGGAGAAAGCCCTTCTCATTCTCGAAGAAGTTCTGGCGGAGCTCCGATAG
- a CDS encoding hydrolase gives MPTRSRHPLLLRRDQAALLVVDVQERLYPVMWEKERVEAAVRKLIQGFRLLERPIFATEQYPKGLGPTLPSLRELMGGIQPYEKLHFSCCGVEPLLQELKQRELFQIVLCGIEAHVCVLQTALDMLHLGYQVHVPADAVSSRRELDWQMALERMRRSGVVVTTTESVLFELLELAGTPEFKQIAQLVK, from the coding sequence TTGCCAACCCGATCTCGTCATCCTCTCCTTCTGCGCAGAGACCAGGCAGCGCTGTTGGTTGTGGATGTGCAGGAAAGGCTCTATCCGGTGATGTGGGAGAAGGAAAGGGTGGAAGCCGCGGTGAGGAAGTTGATCCAAGGCTTTCGCCTCCTTGAACGACCCATCTTCGCGACGGAACAGTACCCGAAGGGGCTTGGCCCGACCCTCCCCAGTCTGCGGGAGTTGATGGGCGGGATCCAGCCGTACGAGAAGCTCCACTTCAGTTGCTGCGGTGTGGAGCCCCTGCTTCAGGAGCTGAAGCAGAGGGAGCTCTTCCAGATCGTTCTGTGCGGGATCGAGGCGCACGTCTGCGTTCTGCAGACAGCGCTCGACATGCTCCACCTGGGATACCAGGTGCACGTGCCCGCCGACGCCGTCTCCTCTCGGCGAGAGCTCGACTGGCAGATGGCTTTGGAGCGAATGAGGCGCTCGGGCGTGGTCGTAACGACCACCGAAAGCGTCCTTTTTGAGCTCCTGGAATTGGCTGGCACGCCCGAGTTCAAGCAGATCGCTCAGCTCGTGAAGTGA
- a CDS encoding lactate utilization protein: MSERSRRRILERIRSAVALGGPSYPEAEVRQSRDRRLSGADRESLLNLFRARQEELGGRVFVERQPERLLEQLAERVRRAGQGPVWVEEGLCVGGKAVAEALREFGVDEVHVATAPEPGVHWKELLADAAVGITGADWLLAQTGSVVLIHSRQRPRSLSLLPAAHFVVASAEILLPDLDAVIPALCQRFGEKDFSAATIITGSSRTADIEKILVRGVHGPQNLEVFLLA, from the coding sequence GTGTCCGAGCGCTCCCGGAGAAGAATCCTCGAGAGGATCCGCAGCGCCGTCGCCCTGGGCGGGCCGTCGTACCCGGAGGCGGAGGTCCGGCAGTCGCGTGACCGGCGGCTCTCTGGTGCGGATCGGGAATCGCTACTGAATCTGTTTCGCGCGCGGCAGGAGGAGCTGGGCGGCCGGGTATTCGTGGAGCGGCAGCCTGAGCGTCTGCTGGAGCAACTTGCGGAGAGGGTGCGTCGGGCGGGCCAGGGTCCGGTCTGGGTGGAAGAAGGCCTGTGCGTGGGAGGAAAGGCCGTCGCTGAGGCCCTCAGGGAGTTCGGGGTGGACGAGGTTCACGTGGCGACCGCTCCCGAGCCGGGTGTCCACTGGAAGGAGCTTCTGGCAGACGCTGCCGTGGGCATCACCGGGGCTGACTGGCTATTGGCCCAGACCGGAAGCGTGGTTCTGATCCACAGTCGCCAGCGACCTCGCTCGCTCAGCCTGCTTCCCGCTGCCCATTTCGTAGTCGCTTCGGCGGAGATTCTTCTCCCGGACCTCGACGCGGTTATCCCCGCCCTTTGCCAGAGGTTCGGGGAGAAAGACTTTTCCGCGGCCACGATCATCACAGGATCCAGTCGGACCGCGGACATCGAAAAGATCCTCGTGCGGGGCGTGCACGGACCGCAGAACCTGGAGGTGTTTCTGCTGGCGTAG
- a CDS encoding Nif3-like dinuclear metal center hexameric protein, whose translation MHRNDLLQYLDDLLKVREIQDYSLNGLQVEGRAEIRRIVLGVSACAELFQFAAQTRADAVLVHHGLFWQGQDPRLWGPLRERVRLLLQHDLNLFAYHLPLDKHPELGNNAVAARALGLRDWQPFLEVGIVGTCDGLSLEELLHRAEELYGPLSERALIVREGPGTIRKVAILAGGGGKYVPEAIRLGVDLFLTGEAAEPAWNLVREARMHLVALGHHATERVGVQALALHLAERLGLEAEFVDVPNPV comes from the coding sequence ATGCACCGAAACGATCTTCTTCAGTATCTGGATGACCTCCTCAAAGTGCGCGAGATCCAGGACTATAGTCTCAACGGGCTTCAGGTGGAGGGGCGGGCTGAGATTCGGCGGATCGTGCTGGGGGTCTCGGCCTGTGCGGAGCTGTTCCAGTTCGCGGCCCAGACGAGGGCCGATGCCGTCCTGGTCCACCACGGCCTCTTCTGGCAAGGACAGGACCCCCGCCTTTGGGGGCCGCTGCGGGAGCGTGTCCGCCTCCTCCTCCAGCACGACCTAAACCTTTTCGCCTACCATCTCCCTCTGGACAAGCATCCGGAACTGGGAAACAACGCCGTAGCAGCCAGGGCACTCGGACTCAGGGACTGGCAGCCTTTCCTGGAAGTCGGAATTGTCGGTACGTGCGACGGCCTCAGCCTGGAGGAGCTGCTGCACCGCGCCGAGGAGCTCTACGGTCCCCTCAGCGAGCGGGCGTTGATCGTGCGGGAGGGGCCAGGGACGATCCGCAAGGTGGCAATTCTGGCCGGAGGTGGGGGCAAGTACGTCCCGGAAGCGATCCGGCTGGGCGTGGACCTGTTTCTGACCGGCGAGGCGGCCGAGCCGGCCTGGAACCTGGTCCGCGAGGCGCGGATGCACCTGGTCGCTCTCGGACATCACGCGACGGAAAGGGTAGGAGTCCAGGCTCTGGCGCTGCATCTGGCCGAAAGGCTCGGCTTGGAGGCGGAGTTTGTGGATGTGCCCAACCCGGTGTGA
- a CDS encoding amidohydrolase family protein, with translation MPGRLRFYDGHCRVGSSQRQRPETRLSVGELLQVFQSCGIERALVTHAYALELDPWEGNRRAAGLCRQHPELVPCFVALPHHTGEMPRGEELLAYLAEGGARAVRLCPRAHRFRLGEIWVGELLNALDEGGYPVLVSADEIELEELSGLLRDHSGLRIVLLRPWYRDARLLYPLLERFDNLFLEISFYQTFRGLEDLAERFGSHRLLFGSALPDFDACATVSAVRWADLSWEWLEDIAWRNLARLLRLPA, from the coding sequence ATGCCCGGAAGGCTGCGGTTCTACGACGGTCACTGCCGGGTGGGTTCCAGCCAGCGTCAGCGTCCGGAGACGCGCCTGAGTGTAGGAGAGCTTCTTCAGGTGTTCCAGAGCTGCGGAATCGAACGCGCTCTGGTGACCCACGCCTACGCCCTCGAGCTCGACCCCTGGGAAGGAAACCGCAGGGCCGCCGGGCTTTGCCGCCAGCATCCGGAACTCGTACCGTGTTTTGTAGCCCTGCCTCACCACACGGGCGAAATGCCGCGAGGTGAAGAGCTCCTGGCCTATCTCGCCGAGGGCGGAGCGCGAGCGGTTCGTCTTTGCCCACGGGCTCACCGCTTTCGGCTGGGCGAGATCTGGGTGGGAGAGCTCCTCAATGCGCTGGACGAGGGCGGTTACCCTGTGCTCGTTTCCGCAGACGAGATCGAGCTGGAGGAGTTGTCCGGACTCCTAAGGGATCATTCCGGCCTTCGGATCGTCCTCCTTCGGCCCTGGTATCGCGACGCCCGGCTCCTGTACCCCCTCCTGGAACGCTTCGACAATCTGTTCCTGGAGATCTCCTTTTACCAGACGTTCCGCGGGTTGGAGGACTTGGCTGAGCGCTTCGGCTCGCACCGATTGCTCTTCGGCAGTGCCCTTCCCGATTTCGACGCCTGTGCGACGGTATCGGCTGTGCGGTGGGCAGATCTCTCCTGGGAATGGCTGGAGGACATCGCGTGGCGGAATTTGGCCCGTCTTCTGAGACTTCCCGCGTGA
- a CDS encoding amidohydrolase family protein, producing the protein MAEFGPSSETSRVTHSALWEAWLRGENLRDVRIVDAHAHLGDLAEFYIPQGGSPAAMIDLMDRLGICCCVAAPFAAWAGEPEEGHDAVFRASQDYPQRFYGYCVYNPALGVERALEELLRRLAHPAFLGIKIAPSTHGFPVDGADYRPMWEIAHQRGLVVLSHSWHGTPEDDPWRFEAVGRAYPHARILLGHSGGTPEGMAAAIEVARKVPNLYLEISGSRVAFGILERMVKAVGAERVVFGSDMPFLDPRWKLGQVLGAHLSDAEKEKILGKNAEQLFGLRSKTD; encoded by the coding sequence GTGGCGGAATTTGGCCCGTCTTCTGAGACTTCCCGCGTGACCCACTCCGCGCTCTGGGAAGCCTGGCTGAGGGGGGAGAATCTGCGCGACGTTCGTATCGTGGATGCTCACGCCCATCTCGGGGACCTGGCGGAGTTTTACATCCCCCAGGGGGGCAGCCCGGCGGCGATGATCGATCTGATGGATCGCCTGGGGATTTGTTGCTGCGTGGCGGCGCCCTTTGCGGCATGGGCTGGGGAGCCCGAGGAAGGCCACGACGCAGTCTTCCGAGCCTCCCAGGACTATCCGCAACGGTTCTACGGCTACTGCGTGTACAACCCCGCCTTGGGGGTGGAGAGGGCACTGGAGGAGCTGTTGAGGCGATTGGCGCATCCTGCGTTCTTGGGCATCAAGATCGCGCCGAGCACCCACGGTTTTCCCGTGGACGGGGCTGACTACCGGCCGATGTGGGAGATCGCGCACCAGCGCGGGCTGGTTGTGCTTAGCCACAGTTGGCACGGCACGCCGGAGGACGATCCGTGGCGTTTCGAGGCGGTGGGAAGAGCGTACCCGCACGCCAGAATCCTCCTCGGCCACTCCGGGGGAACGCCGGAAGGGATGGCTGCCGCCATCGAAGTTGCGAGGAAGGTACCGAATCTTTACCTTGAGATATCGGGCTCCCGAGTCGCCTTCGGGATCCTGGAGCGGATGGTGAAAGCGGTGGGGGCCGAGCGTGTCGTTTTCGGAAGCGACATGCCCTTTCTGGACCCGCGTTGGAAGCTCGGACAAGTACTGGGGGCGCACCTGTCCGACGCGGAGAAGGAGAAGATCCTCGGAAAGAACGCCGAGCAGCTCTTTGGCCTGCGTTCGAAAACCGACTGA